Proteins from a single region of Gordonia hongkongensis:
- a CDS encoding rhodanese-like domain-containing protein, with translation MTASVVSSVRPSSAGSVFAPASVFAAVPPTVAPAPSAPLSLRVEDYAFAVAAGATPVDVRSHRRRQLDGALFGALAIDAVEVLDRLTPDTPDSLRVARPESRWILVSEDGHEAEWLAWHLQARGVHGAVFVVGGHRRMRSARVNGRIRPDDLAVISAHES, from the coding sequence ATGACCGCTTCGGTTGTTTCTTCTGTTCGTCCTTCTTCCGCCGGTTCGGTGTTCGCCCCTGCTTCGGTGTTTGCCGCTGTACCGCCGACCGTCGCCCCGGCCCCGTCTGCGCCGCTGTCGTTGCGGGTCGAGGACTACGCGTTCGCCGTCGCCGCCGGTGCCACCCCCGTCGACGTCCGCTCCCACCGGCGCCGTCAGCTCGACGGCGCACTGTTCGGGGCCCTGGCCATCGACGCCGTCGAGGTTCTCGACCGGCTCACGCCGGACACCCCGGACTCACTGCGCGTCGCCCGGCCGGAATCACGATGGATCCTCGTCAGCGAGGACGGGCACGAGGCCGAATGGCTCGCCTGGCACCTGCAGGCGCGCGGGGTGCACGGCGCGGTGTTCGTCGTCGGCGGGCACCGTCGGATGCGGTCGGCACGGGTCAACGGTCGGATTCGGCCCGACGACCTCGCTGTCATCTCCGCCCACGAGAGCTGA